The following proteins are co-located in the Colletotrichum lupini chromosome 4, complete sequence genome:
- a CDS encoding ribosomal protein L1p/L10e family protein, whose protein sequence is MASTNQCMASMARLSLSASARPTASTIPRFLIPSVAQQTRCASNQGGNKKTDKKKKKLSKDFKTYNVKNCPQFSLCDAMRYLRAFEVGRPPQSIKYEIHVHLKTPRNGAVVKNRIRLPNPVKSDIRVGVICPEGSPIAQQALQAGAVVAGQESVFEAIKNDNIVFNRLICHTDSEAALNKAALGRILGPKGLMPNRRMKTITDNISSAIRETMGADNYRERTGVIRMAIGQLGFTPKMLSANVKAFVASIKSDLAELETHKEVHEVVLSSSQAPGFSLNGNFDSTDEEVTPAHLSNVM, encoded by the exons ATGGCGTCAACGAACCAGTGCATGGCCTCAATGGCCCGGCTTAGTCTCTCAGCTTCAGCAAGACCGACAGCCTCCACGATACCACGGTTCCTCATCCCTTCCGTCGCTCAGCAGACACGATGCGCGAGTAACCAGGGGGGGAACAAGAAGAcggacaagaagaagaagaagctctCCAAGGACTTCAAGACCTACAACGTCAAGAACTGCCCTCAATTCTCTCTTTGCGATGCCATGCG CTACCTCCGCGCATTCGAAGTCGGCCGCCCTCCCCAGTCCATCAAGTACGAGATCCACGTCCACCTCAAGACGCCCAGAAATGGCGCCGTCGTCAAAAACCGCATCCGTCTCCCCAACCCCGTCAAGTCCGACATCCGCGTCGGAGTCATCTGCCCCGAAGGAAGCCCCATCGCCCAGCAGGCCCTGCAAGCCGGCGCCGTCGTCGCGGGCCAGGAGTCCGTGTTCGAGGCCATCAAGAACGACAACATTGTCTTCAACCGGCTCATTTGCCACACCGACAGCGAGGCGGCGCTCAACAAGGCCGCCCTGGGCCGCATCCTCGGCCCCAAGGGCCTCATGCCCAACCGTCGCATGAAGACAATCACCGACAACATTTCCAGCGCCATCCGTGAGACGATGGGCGCCGACAACTACCGCGAGCGTACCGGTGTCATCCGTATGGCTATCGGGCAGCTCGGTTTCACGCCCAAGATGCTGTCTGCCAACGTCAAGGCGTTTGTGGCCAGCATCAAGTCTGATCTCGCGGAGCTCGAGACGCACAAGGAGGTTCACGAGGTTGTGCTGAGCTCTTCCCAGGCTCCGGGCTTCAGCTTGAACGGAAACTTTGACTCTACAGATGAGGAGGTCACGCCGGCTCACCTCTCCAACGTCATGTAA
- a CDS encoding glutamyl-tRNA synthetase, with protein QRLIGKAPRCATNQTVSAECSRLIASIGPNTAIMKAEELQTLPTALAGDFKSIEPHLRALDKHLTLRTFVEGYSLGETETKIWQTLKLNKVAMGFIRKGTMANLTRWFTFVEVTYPEIQAETNAVDAERKAKVVAASKKGASYSLALQNAEAGVVTRFLPEPSGYLHIGHAKAALLSDYFAHEAYKGKLLLRLDDTNPAKESEEFQDAIVEDLKMMGITPDSLSYTSDYFDYLYETCIRLIKEGHAYADDTEQETMRNERTDGIESKCRNRSVEENLRIFEAMKEGTPEGLNNCIRAKISVDNVNKALRDPVIYRCNVENKHHRTGDKWKIYPMYDLACPVVDSHEGVTHALRSTEYTDRNPLYQWFIDTLKLRQVYMHDFSRINLVRTFLSKRKLAKIVAQGTVWGWDDPRMPTIRGVRRRGMTIPALREFIIKQGPSRNVVNMDWASFWNINKKVIDPIAPRHTAILEKDAVKVKVTGADAPATPRTEDKPKHPKNPDVGTKKVVFSNELILDQADVKSFKKDEEFTLMGWGNAFAREIGATDPITDLSVELNLKGDFKTTEKKVTWLSTAGTKLVKAELWDFDYLINKDKLEEDDVLEKVLNPNTSTMETALCDAGVGELKKDDIIQLERRGFYRVDKGLDEGDVVVLFNIPTGKAK; from the exons CAACGACTTATAGGAAAAGCTCCTCGCTGTGCCACCAATCAGACCGTCTCGGCCGAGTGCTCTCG TCTCATCGCCTCAATTGGACCAAACACCGCCATCATGAAGGCCGAGGAGCTCCAGACCCTCCCCACCGCCCTGGCCGGCGACTTCAAGTCGATCGAGCCTCACCTCCGCGCCCTCGACAAGCACCTGACGCTGCGCACCTTTGTTGAGGGGTACTCGCTGGGAGAGACCGAGACCAAGATCTGGCAGACCCTGAAGCTGAACAAGGTTGCTATGGGCTTCATTCGCAAGGGAACTATGGCCAACCTTACTCGTTG GTTCACCTTTGTCGAAGTCACCTACCCCGAGATCCAAGCCGAGACGAACGCTGTCGATGCTGAGCGCAAGGCCAAGGTCGTTGCCGCTAGCAAGAAGGGTGCCAGCTACTCTCTTGCTCTTCAGAACGCCGAGGCCGGAGTTGTCACCAGATTCCTTCCCGAGCCTTC AGGATACCTTCACATCGGTCACGCCAAGGCCGCCCTTCTCAGCGATTACTTCGCCCACGAGGCCTACAAGGGCAAGCTTCTGCTGCGTCTTGACGACACCAACCCCGCCAAGGAGAGTGAGGAGTTCCAGGATGCTATTGTTGAGGACCTGAAGATGATGGGCATCACCCCCGACTCCCTTTCCTACACTTCCGACTACTTCGACTACCTGTACGAGACTTGCATTCGCCTGATCAAGGAGGGTCACGCCTACGCCGACGACACCGAGCAGGAGACGATGCGAAACGAGCGAACCGATGGAATCGAGTCCAAGTGCCGTAACCGCTCCGTCGAGGAGAACCTGCGCATCTTCGAGGCCATGAAAGAGGGTACCCCCGAGGGCCTGAATAACTGCATCCGTGCCAAGATCTCCGTCGACAACGTCAACAAGGCCCTGAGAGATCCCGTCATCTACCGCTGCAACGTTGAGAACAAGCACCACCGCACCGGTGACAAGTGGAAGATCTACCCCATGTACGATCTCGCCTGCCCCGTCGTCGACTCTCACGAGGGCGTCACCCACGCCCTGAGATCGACCGAATACACTGACCGTAACCCCCTTTACCAATGGTTCATCGACACCCTGAAGCTGCGCCAGGTCTACATGCACGACTTCAGCCGTATCAACCTCGTCCGCACCTTCCTTTCCAAGAGAAAGCTCGCCAAGATCGTCGCTCAGGGCACCGTCTGGGGCTGGGACGACCCTCGTATGCCCACCATCCGTGGTGTGCGCAGACGCGGTATGACCATCCCCGCCCTCCGCGAGTTCATCATCAAGCAGGGCCCTTCCCGAAACGTCGTCAACATGGACTGGGCGTCGTTCTGGAACATCAACAAGAAGGTCATTGACCCCATCGCCCCCCGCCACACCGCCATCCTGGAGAAGGATGCCGTCAAGGTCAAGGTCACCGGTGCCGACGCTCCCGCCACTCCTCGCACCGAGGACAAGCCTAAGCACCCCAAGAACCCCGATGTCGGCACCAAGAAGGTTGTCTTCTCCAACGAGCTCATCCTCGACCAGGCCGACGTCAAGAGCTTCAAGAAGGACGAGGAGTTCACCCTCATGGGCTGGGGCAACGCCTTCGCCCGCGAGATTGGCGCCACCGACCCCATTACCGACCTCAGCGTCGAGCTCAACCTCAAGGGCGACTTCAAGACGACCGAGAAGAAGGTCACGTGGCTGTCGACGGCCGGCACCAAGCTCGTCAAGGCTGAGCTCTGGGACTTTGACTATCTCATCAACAAGGACAAGCTCGAGGAGGACGACGTGCTTGAGAAGGTGCTCAACCCCAACACGTCGACCATGGAGACGGCGCTGTGCGATGCTGGTGTCGGTGAGCTGAAGAAGGACGACATTATCCAGCTCGAGAGACGGG